One Stratiformator vulcanicus genomic window, GCAAGAGATCGAAGTGATCGTTGTGCAGCTTCGCGATACCGCATCGTCGAAGGTCACCTCCGGGGAGAATTCCGGCCGAACGCTGACGCACGTCAATATCGTGGAGAAGTTCTGGGCCCGACCGGTCGATGAGCAGGGGCGGTTTACTCTTGACCTCGCCGATCGTGGCAATCACGAGTACGTCGTTTTCGCCCAGCAGAAAGCTGACGGGCGGATCGTCGCGGCGATATCGCTTAATTCGAAGTAGAATCCTCACGACCGACGTTGCGATACCAGACGACATTCTTTGTCTGCCGACCCGCCAGCAGGATATCGAGCCCGCCGTCGCCATCAACGTCCTTAATTTTCAGATCGTAAGCTTGTTGGCCGCCGTCATTGTCGAGTTCGTGCGCGGTGAAAGTGCCGTCGGCTTGGTTCTCCCACCACCAGACGCGTTCCATCGAGAATGAGCATCCGGCGCAGTCGATGTCGCCGTCGCCGTCGAGGTCGGCGACATCGAACGCGTGGACGTCGCGGACCCCGGAATCGACGTCGTGCCTGATCCAATCAGGTGCCTCGAACCATGCCACACCCTCACCATGTCCGGCACTAGCCAACACATCGCGTCGGCTGTCGCCATTCATGTCGACAGCCCGCGGATGAGTCGCCCCGGGCATGCGGGCGATTAAATGCTTTTGCCACGCTTCGACCGACTCGGCAGGTTGCTCCCACCACGTCAACGTCCCGCCTCCGGACGCACCGAGCAACAGGTCGCCGCGGCTGTCTCCATTCATGTCGGCGAAGTCGAGATAATGAGCCCGGCCCTTGGCCTCACCCTTTGAAATTAAAGTTCGACCCGGTAGATCCTCGCGGCTGGCGTCGATAGGAAAATCGAACCAGGCGAGGCTATCCTGATACGGTCCTTTGCGGAAGGTCCCGGCGAGCAGGTCGTCGGCGCCATCCCGATCGACGTCGCCGACCGTCACACCGTGGACGCCGTGCAATTCGCGATCAACAACGTGCAGCGGCCACTCCCGGTCAGTGGTCCCGATATTCTCGATCCACGCGATCGTCCAGTCGCCGCCTGTCGGCTCTTTCGGAGACCGACCCGTCGCGATGGCGTTGCGATGGAAAATCCAGTTCGAGGTCGACCGGGACATCACGACATCGAGGTCGCCATCGGCATCGCAATCGAGCGAGCACCCGTGAAGCATCCGGCCCGCCGTATCTTCGACAAGCACGACCTTATCACCTGACGGTTGCAGCACCGCCCAGACTTTCGACTCGCCGACCGCGATCAGGTCGAGCTTCCCGTCGCCGTTCGCATCGACAGCATCAACGGCGAGGACCGGCTGCGTCAGAGCGTAGGCCTTCCGCTCGAATCGAGTCTCGCCGCCTCGCGAGTTGGAACCGATAATTAAAACGATAATCGCGAACGTCAGCGCACGAATTGTCGACATCAGCGAACTCGCTTAACAATGAAATTAAATTTGCCAGTGACCGGGCGGGTCCGCCGATTCCACTTCAAT contains:
- a CDS encoding FG-GAP repeat domain-containing protein, with protein sequence MSTIRALTFAIIVLIIGSNSRGGETRFERKAYALTQPVLAVDAVDANGDGKLDLIAVGESKVWAVLQPSGDKVVLVEDTAGRMLHGCSLDCDADGDLDVVMSRSTSNWIFHRNAIATGRSPKEPTGGDWTIAWIENIGTTDREWPLHVVDRELHGVHGVTVGDVDRDGADDLLAGTFRKGPYQDSLAWFDFPIDASREDLPGRTLISKGEAKGRAHYLDFADMNGDSRGDLLLGASGGGTLTWWEQPAESVEAWQKHLIARMPGATHPRAVDMNGDSRRDVLASAGHGEGVAWFEAPDWIRHDVDSGVRDVHAFDVADLDGDGDIDCAGCSFSMERVWWWENQADGTFTAHELDNDGGQQAYDLKIKDVDGDGGLDILLAGRQTKNVVWYRNVGREDSTSN